A window of the Virgibacillus pantothenticus genome harbors these coding sequences:
- a CDS encoding SDR family oxidoreductase, with protein MKPEDMQKGSTPRQHQNRQPGFESEMNPLPHQPLDYKGSEKLAGKVALITGGDSGIGRAVAILYAKEGAHVAISYLDEHADAEKTKEFVEAEGGKCILLPGDIKSAAHCQDLVEKTVEAFGKINILVNNAAIQFIREDVLDISDEQLEDVFRVNFFSQFYLTKAAVRHMNSGDSIINTSSINAYRGNPILMDYSATKGAITAFTRSIAQSLAKKGIRANSVAPGPVWTPLIPASFDENGVENFGQDTLMNRPGQPSEHAWPYVMLASDEASYMTGQAIHINGGTWTSS; from the coding sequence ATGAAACCTGAAGATATGCAAAAAGGGAGCACACCACGTCAACACCAAAACCGGCAGCCAGGATTTGAATCCGAAATGAATCCATTACCGCACCAGCCGCTAGATTATAAAGGTTCCGAGAAATTAGCAGGCAAGGTGGCATTAATAACTGGAGGAGATAGCGGCATCGGTCGTGCAGTAGCTATTTTGTATGCAAAAGAAGGAGCTCATGTAGCTATCTCCTACCTTGATGAGCATGCAGATGCTGAAAAAACAAAAGAATTCGTTGAAGCTGAAGGAGGAAAATGTATTCTGCTTCCTGGGGATATTAAGAGTGCTGCCCATTGCCAGGATCTCGTGGAAAAGACGGTAGAAGCATTTGGAAAAATTAATATTTTAGTTAACAATGCTGCCATTCAATTTATACGCGAGGACGTATTAGATATATCCGATGAACAACTGGAGGATGTATTTCGAGTTAACTTCTTCTCGCAATTCTATTTAACCAAAGCAGCTGTCCGTCATATGAACTCTGGGGATTCGATTATTAATACGTCATCCATTAATGCGTATAGAGGAAATCCGATATTAATGGATTACTCTGCCACGAAAGGAGCGATTACTGCATTCACCCGCAGTATTGCCCAAAGCTTGGCCAAAAAAGGCATTCGTGCAAACTCGGTAGCTCCTGGTCCCGTTTGGACACCACTCATACCAGCATCTTTTGATGAAAATGGCGTAGAAAACTTTGGTCAAGATACGCTGATGAATCGACCTGGTCAGCCATCTGAACACGCATGGCCGTATGTAATGCTAGCGTCAGATGAAGCTTCTTATATGACAGGGCAAGCGATTCACATTAATGGTGGTACATGGACTTCCTCTTAA